From Argopecten irradians isolate NY chromosome 12, Ai_NY, whole genome shotgun sequence, one genomic window encodes:
- the LOC138336776 gene encoding uncharacterized protein isoform X2 encodes MSRSEEHSKALNDLAQHTGDSTNDRLERLKKIEKLRIQGYQKLRSLTGEKSGTPLSPTRRSYSNFSPESSPSLYGSLGRIDQLGGVKPKSYSSKSLQTESQSTRSSLSEDEGDDDRPKHLLRSRSATTVSDAALTAAEFEPTEQIMSYQTGNIDEHYKEGDDSYNEDDDNIEDFKRSLFGDVGRYGNKTSPRTDGTLKSFSLSRAWSSGGADYEDPSGDGGDSGIDTSMFPSYSSDFLGMNYGETFENPNSYGTTIRKSFSRDRSRQPLLRSFSSHQEPVNYADPSVSRLDSGYDRTYTRGTDRVSPEERQKRIDSALDNIFSSSRGSNESTSVLSNRSAYERGGSSRVMSNTTPRYSDRYTPGRDSYRTREQPYTQRSFSSTDYTRNDPSALSSSLPTERKKIGLSEEAERRLDELFNTSVTTTNRPSFTSSRSSRSVKTEMPSIRNRSDQIIINRRKTEDPNVRKVKPSGSIIDRSRDQSFIVPDVLSTNVQDYEFYGSEQSNIRKNSVKSELDQKLDTLFGAPDVQSTNVMENDRYETTTENYDFGYSEFTENPSTTVSDQIPLDQRLDSLFGGSNNTNSGSYVSNRQPLINREKPTLTSMLYGSENTGVESAETTTNGRPRRERKINIDVPEIRRNRNRGARQQSSTSGEDSVDSSSVQPSTAITTVIPDLVTESVGMVTPENEDMVIVENFEFLDQEHGEMEKMPDVEVSLEDKWTKESGVIEENIVHSENVESSELEGRERLKSDLLHGTHNVDISLQNNEQPDQSPESDKTVQETGTIQKDETKVKGQQKTNITQKGETKVKSQHKTDQIQKSETKVKVQQKMDKTQKGETKVKCQQKMDNIQKGEINVKGQNKTDKTQKGETKVKGQQKTDTIQKGETLVTELQQSVKGKQLDSKNKKKSKSKKSKGKKGQKESIEKVAEKDIAKINPKPVLETDIDWPLEQDQTTVDDFQDCETKGNSNSPLEDKSVESSEALNNNFGFENKEESYTQAVDETGNDVQEEKEEYEIPSETSVDNTPTEEINIESNFTAVIETNVGSQEPKSPEKTSWFRSKFNSLLHGFSSESNEASQKSETQNDEQPKSETGESVSEKQVVPASNGVTFSDTGTASEDDFATASDDSTTIHDDQNNALKYRQSVLDANIKNETKTCETLDGNDTVDIFSELAATTGMSLDIGEQSPDDMEGRVVYQLEEELLRCEKDDMPEQMLELEEQEVEIDQQEVYMQSEEISVYPTEEFIEIKEMDFKNEENNNESMKFRQMRDVISKVDNSAQKDFIGTTEISIQTDAEAWLTVDKASAHVQTMPLKFDKWTQTDTLLTPDSKEFGIQTIPTTADHSAQYDVSVKEIGAQVEHKHGRDLVKEGISVHNEEGQNTMKQMKSEQLSLTQTAFQSVSKVDPVRIVKDKITQEIAVTEEVKLRHHSSDEVKLEQSSSEQTNPNHLSSEQVDGSVSKVDAIIVVADKLTPEYAVVEEVKLKVMTPELTNPNHVSTKQVDESVSKVDTVVILTDKITPEYAVAEEVKLELVAPEQVKLGGQQKSSTYCDTAKESKEDRDTNHSMDGLVKSTDQENTQDQTNTSKSTSSWSNITGTSDISFSSQSVGKKVPPQTLPKRRTKHGSNRPSSRPSSIVAEGDGYDFHASGQSAASLDSSVFNFNKILPKADTQNSEIPSDRGRGSVAAKAIDTTGPLSPGKIPVGSSCTLLTTTVGPQSPKALEHSMDTKDSSSTTSSTVTSPRSSFSGMASLGSHSNKGHAKSPPPALLPKRKATTQLQMPTSPKSPTSPWSAEKPELMQEYDPVFAKQMKMNNGKQEVVKDRLNRLKDNPFIRKDGNVKVGKQESFSKKCEISVSSKPRILSSSLTPKSPKDERKEQMTDVMAKDDVSDKKDTSHGKSAGPKGETVDLSALDSRSLRSEIIRQSTSRTSMRNVAKKTKNVDNIKSKLETSEKKESSSIVNKIISDAAKFEAKFSSGSSPTEKENTVSETVSGNVPLERENPFIQIPGVQCPGKVSSELNSGKEDSAYVETSFDDEDEVTTSTVIPTAKLDQSAQLSVVTDTGKQEAKLPTGQETQSPTVIHTDPVQENKLEPPQRKRKLKVQVPPPEKLEEGQRSVPDSPSLASQVSSKLEEIGVEEIDGLTAKPDNLQDTSTTGEMKINVKLDQQKAAKPPSPKTGKPPSPKTTKSPPPRHNRPLSPKVGKSPMSPRGCKSPSPKLSVPSSPRGRKSPSGSTPPSPGGKPSSPRKGQSVLSKAMFGDRESGKPASETSGDSRRSSEFSGSNSSRASSVSSEGSSPPDKVEANYDMYISPEEQKGVVLDEDDDDDEVVPSRINMREWNPTKLLCDIYMVKLAKEEVEDVSDKFIGMEGLMEKLPMNKKKSTLLKTWKRRFFRAKDGWLHYFEPHNHDKPSDSVQLMGGRIDDLGNRILGIDDGRGRYLMVRCPTDKEYGQWKLALESQTVDNVRATYVRPVLKSPPNPKRKVVLIDIGSCSIRAGILGEQACLPELFFPSTVARRKDSSEIHIGIQAYHPDVRKTSTLMKAVRPTNKMDKDHMKAFNVDTEVMPAVLKKIFTDLNVDSTEYWIMMSTPQNLADQLKAALFEILIGQFRVKGVCMVMQSLLALYSYQKTSGILVDIGQRMEILPICDGYVIEGGVSRQSYGGQKVEDCLHSSLTENKYVFGTPVEQLILRHIMEQSCYVAEDYSEMEKKCAEDPESCQSTVFLDKYDLPEGAHRQVIHNRSCYHSPEGFFHTDLWGMDYPCVHNLVFKAIQYCPIDSRKQMYRAIYLSGGVTMLPGFAERLQKELVKLAPPSVIVEVHASPQRYHAAYIGACSLANMDMFEQSCITGDEWARNGVKAFAKWAMQSS; translated from the exons ATGTCTAGGTCTGAGGAACATTCAAAGGCCTTAAATGACTTAGCTCAACACACCGGGGACAGCACAAATGACAGGCTTGAGCGACTGAAGAAAATAGAAAAACTACGCATTCAAGGATATCAGAAACTTAGATCTCTGACAGGGGAAAAATCTGGAACGCCTCTATCGCCAACACGACGTTCGTACAGTAACTTTTCTCCAGAAAGCTCTCCCAGTTTGTATGGGAGTTTAGGTAGAATTGATCAGCTTGGTGGTGTTAAACCCAAATCCTATTCATCAAAGTCTTTACAGACAGAGTCACAGAGTACGAGGTCGTCTTTGTCTGAAGATGAAGGAGATGACGACAGACCAAAACATTTACTGAGATCACGTAGTGCTACAACTGTGTCTGACGCTGCACTGACGGCCGCTGAGTTTGAGCCCACAGAACAAATCATGTCGTATCAAACGGGAAACATTGATGAACATTATAAGGAAGGGGATGATAGTTACAATGAGGATGATGACAACATAGAAGATTTCAAACGAAGTTTATTTGGAGATGTTGGTAGATATGGTAATAAAACCTCCCCTAGAACAGATGGAACTTTAAAATCATTCTCCCTATCCAGGGCCTGGTCCTCAGGTGGTGCGGATTATGAGGATCCTTCGGGGGACGGTGGAGACAGTGGTATAGATACCAGTATGTTTCCGTCTTATAGCTCTGATTTCCTCGGAATGAATTACGGTGAAACATTTGAGAATCCTAACAGTTATGGAACAACAATACGAAAATCCTTCTCAAGGGATAGGAGTAGACAACCATTATTACGTTCCTTTTCATCTCATCAAGAACCAGTTAATTACGCTGATCCAAGCGTTTCTCGACTGGACTCAGGGTATGATAGAACTTATACGAGAGGTACTGACAGGGTATCACCCGAGGAGAGACAAAAAAGGATTGATTCTGCCCTGGACAATATATTTTCTTCATCGAGAGGTTCAAACGAGAGTACTTCAGTGTTGTCCAACAGAAGCGCATATGAACGTGGAGGTTCCTCTCGGGTCATGTCTAACACAACGCCTAGATATAGTGATAGATATACACCTGGAAGGGATTCATACAGAACGAGGGAACAACCTTATACCCAAAGAAGCTTTTCATCTACGGATTACACTAGAAATGATCCAAGTGCTTTATCATCGTCTTTGCCTACCGAACGGAAAAAAATTGGTTTGAGTGAAGAGGCTGAGAGGAGACTGGATGAGTTATTCAATACCTCTGTTACCACAACAAACAGACCTTCATTTACATCATCACGATCATCTAGATCGGTAAAGACAGAAATGCCGTCAATTAGAAACAGGTCAGATCAGATCATAATCAACAGAAGAAAAACTGAAGACCCGAATGTGAGGAAAGTAAAACCATCAGGCTCCATAATAGATAGAAGTAGAGACCAATCGTTCATTGTACCTGATGTTTTGTCAACAAATGTCCAAGATTATGAATTTTATGGCTCAGAACAAAGTAACATCagaaaaaattctgtgaaaTCTGAACTTGACCAAAAATTAGACACTTTATTCGGCGCTCCTGATGTACAATCAACAAATGTGATGGAAAATGACCGTTATGAGACCACGACTGAAAATTATGACTTTGGGTATAGTGAATTTACAGAGAACCCTAGTACAACTGTTTCTGATCAAATACCACTTGACCAGAGACTGGACAGCCTATTTGGTGGTTCGAACAATACAAATTCTGGTTCCTATGTCTCAAACAGACAACCTTTGATAAACCGAGAAAAGCCAACGCtaacatcaatgttgtatggaTCAGAGAACACAGGTGTTGAATCAGCGGAAACAACTACAAATGGCCGACCGAGAAGGGAGCGAAAAATTAACATTGATGTGCCAGAAATTAGGAGAAACAGAAATCGGGGTGCCAGACAGCAGTCTAGTACCAGTGGTGAAGATTCTGTGGATAGTTCATCTGTACAGCCTAGTACTGCCATAACAACTGTGATTCCTGACCTAGTTACAGAAAGTGTTGGCATGGTTACACCTGAAAATGAGGACATGGTCATTGTAGAAAATTTTGAATTCCTTGACCAAGAGCATGGTGAAATGGAGAAAATGCCAGATGTGGAAGTAAGTTTAGAGGATAAGTGGACAAAGGAGAGCGGTGTTATAGAGGAGAACATTGTTCATAGTGAAAATGTAGAGAGCTCGGAACTGGAAGGAAGGGAGAGGTTAAAATCAGATTTATTACATGGAACTCACAATGTTGACATTTCACTTCAAAACAATGAACAACCAGATCAAAGTCCAGAGTCGGACAAAACTGTGCAAGAAACAGGCACTATACAGAAAGATGAAACCAAGGTTAAAGGTCAGCAAAAAACGAACATAACACAGAAAGGTGAAACTAAGGTTAAAAGTCAGCATAAAACGgaccaaatacaaaaaagtgAAACTAAGGTTAAAGTTCAGCAAAAAATGGACAAAACACAAAAAGGTGAAACTAAGGTTAAATGTCAGCAAAAAATGGACAACATACAAAAAGGTGAAATTAATGTTAAAGGTCAGAATAAAACAGACAAAACACAAAAAGGTGAAACAAAGGTTAAAGGTCAGCAAAAAACAGACACCATACAAAAAGGTGAAACTCTGGTTACTGAACTGCAACAATCTGTGAAAGGAAAACAACTGGATtcaaaaaacaagaaaaaatccAAGAGTAAAAAGTCCAAAGGAAAGAAAGGACAAAAGGAAAGCATTGAAAAAGTGGCCGAAAAGGACATTGCCAAAATTAACCCAAAGCCTGTTTTAGAAACAGACATTGACTGGCCTCTTGAACAAGATCAAACAACTGTTGACGACTTTCAGGATTGTGAAACTAAAGGAAATAGCAATTCACCTTTAGAAGATAAATCTGTTGAAAGTTCTGAGGCACTGAACAATAATTTTGGCTTTGAAAACAAGGAAGAAAGTTATACACAAGCTGTGGATGAAACAGGAAATGATGTTCAGGAGGAAAAGGAAGAGTATGAAATTCCATCTGAAACTTCAGTTGATAACACCCCCACTGAAGAAATAAACATTGAATCAAATTTTACCGCTGTTATTGAAACAAATGTGGGATCGCAGGAACCAAAAAGTCCAGAAAAAACCTCTTGGTTTAGGAGTAAATTTAACTCGCTCCTTCATGGCTTTAGTTCAGAGTCGAACGAGGCTTCACAGAAAAGCGAGACGCAGAATGATGAACAACCAAAGTCAGAAACGGGCGAATCAGTTTCAGAAAAGCAAGTTGTGCCAGCATCTAATGGTGTGACATTTTCTGACACTGGCACTGCAAGTGAGGATGACTTTGCTACAGCATCTGATGATAGCACAACAATTCACGATGATCAAAATAATGCGTTGAAATATCGACAAAGTGTTCTAGATGCCAATATCAAAAATGAGACAAAAACTTGCGAGACATTGGATGGGAATGATACCGTCGATATTTTCAGTGAATTAGCAGCTACGACGGGGATGTCTTTGGATATTGGCGAACAGAGCCCTGACGATATGGAAGGACGTGTTGTATACCAGTTAGAGGAGGAATTATTGAGGTGTGAAAAGGACGATATGCCGGAACAAATGTTAGAACTTGAGGAACAGGAAGTGGAAATTGACCAGCAGGAAGTTTATATGCAGAGTGAGGAAATCAGTGTGTATCCGACGGAGGaattcattgaaataaaagaaatggATTTTAAAAATGAGGAAAACAATAACGAATCCATGAAATTTCGTCAAATGAGGGATGTAATATCAAAGGTAGACAACTCTGCTCAAAAAGATTTTATCGGAACTACTGAAATTTCCATTCAGACAGACGCTGAGGCATGGCTGACAGTAGACAAAGCCAGTGCACATGTCCAAACTATGCCTCTCAAATTTGACAAGTGGACTCAGACAGACACTTTGCTAACTCCTGACAGCAAAGAGTTCGGGATTCAGACAATCCCTACCACAGCTGACCACAGTGCTCAATATGATGTTAGTGTGAAGGAGATCGGTGCTCAGGTTGAACATAAACATGGTCGCGATCTTGTAAAAGAAGGGATATCTGTTCACAATGAGGAAGGACAAAATACAATGAAGCAAATGAAATCAGAACAGCTTTCACTGACACAAACAGCATTTCAGAGTGTTTCAAAAGTAGACCCTGTCCGCATTGTTAAAGATAAAATCACACAGGAAATTGCTGTCACTGAGGAAGTGAAACTCCGGCATCATTCATCTGACGAGGTCAAGCTTGAACAATCTTCATCAGAACAAACAAATCCAAATCATCTTTCATCAGAACAAGTTGATGGGTCTGTTTCAAAAGTGGACGCCATTATCGTAGTTGCTGACAAACTTACACCAGAATATGCTGTTGTTGAGGAAGTAAAGCTTAAAGTTATGACACCTGAACTTACGAATCCAAATCATGTTTCAACAAAACAAGTTGATGAGTCTGTTTCAAAGGTGGACACCGTCGTCATACTTACCGACAAAATTACACCAGAATATGCTGTTGCTGAGGAAGTGAAGCTTGAACTTGTAGCACCTGAACAGGTGAAACTAGGAGGACAACAAAAATCTAGTACCTATTGTGATACGGCTAAGGAATCTAAAGAGGATAGAGACACCAATCATTCTATGGATGGGTTAGTTAAAAGTACTGACCAGGAAAATACCCAAGATCAAACCAACACTAGCAAATCAACAAGCTCATGGTCAAACATTACTGGTACTAGTGATATATCCTTCTCGTCCCAAAGTGTAGGGAAAAAGGTTCCCCCACAAACACTGCCTAAACGTCGTACAAAGCATGGGTCCAATAGGCCGTCGTCCAGACCCTCTTCAATCGTGGCAGAAGGGGACGGCTATGATTTTCATGCAAGTGGACAAAGTGCTGCTTCTCTCGATTCATCTGTCTTCAACTTCAATAAAATTCTGCCGAAGGCTGACACTCAAAATTCAGAAATTCCATCTGACAGAGGACGTGGATCAGTGGCTGCAAAGGCTATTGATACTACAGGGCCACTGTCACCTGGTAAAATACCTGTTGGAAGTAGTTGTACATTATTGACAACGACTGTTGGACCACAATCTCCTAAGGCACTGGAACACAGCATGGATACTAAAGATTCATCATCAACTACATCATCAACTGTAACTTCACCACGCTCATCTTTCTCTGGAATGGCAAGTCTTGGTAGCCATAGCAACAAAGGTCACGCTAAATCACCGCCCCCAGCGTTGTTGCCAAAAAGGAAGGCAACAACTCAACTACAAATGCCTACTTCTCCCAAATCGCCTACTTCTCCATGGTCAGCTGAGAAACCGGAACTGATGCAGGAATATGATCCTGTTTTTGCCAAGCAGATGAAAATGAACAATGGTAAACAAGAGGTTGTTAAAGATCGTCTCAACAGACTAAAAGACAATCCTTTTATTCGTAAGGATGGAAATGTAAAAGTTGGAAAACAGGAGTCATTCTCAAAGAAATGTGAAATATCTGTGTCATCCAAACCTAGAATTCTATCCAGCAGCCTTACTCCAAAATCCCCCAAGGATGAGCGTAAGGAACAGATGACCGATGTAATGGCAAAAGATGATGTATCCGACAAAAAAGATACCTCCCACGGAAAGTCTGCAGGACCGAAAGGTGAGACTGTAGACCTTAGTGCATTGGACAGTAGAAGCCTAAGGTCTGAAATCATCAGACAGTCTACATCTCGAACAAGTATGAGGAACGTGGCAAAGAAAACCAAAAATGTAGACAACATTAAGTCAAAATTGGAGACCTCAGAAAAGAAAGAATCTTCAAGTATTGTGAACAAGATTATTTCTGATGCTGCAAAATTTGAGGCTAAGTTCAGTAGTGGTTCGAGTCCCACTGAGAAGGAAAACACCGTCAGTGAAACTGTCTCAGGAAACGTTCCATTAGAAAGGGAAAATCCTTTTATCCAAATTCCAGGTGTCCAATGTCCAGGAAAAGTTTCTTCAGAATTGAATTCAGGAAAGGAAGACTCTGCTTATGTAGAGACTAGttttgatgatgaagatgaggTGACAACATCAACAGTAATTCCTACAGCTAAGCTAGACCAGTCAGCTCAACTGTCTGTAGTTACAGATACTGGAAAGCAGGAGGCAAAACTTCCTACAGGACAGGAAACACAGTCTCCTACAGTAATACACACAGACCCAGTACAGGAAAACAAATTGGAACCACCACAACGGAAAAGGAAACTGAAAGTACAGGTTCCACCTCCAGAAAAACTTGAggaaggtcaaaggtcagtcCCTgatagtccttcactggcctcACAAGTCTCATCAAAATTAGAGGAAATCGGTGTGGAAGAAATCGATGGACTTACCGCCAAACCGGATAATCTTCAGGACACGTCTACAACAggagaaatgaaaataaatgtgaaattggACCAACAGAAGGCAGCTAAACCACCGTCACCTAAAACAGGGAAGCCCCCTTCACCAAAAACTACTAAGTCACCACCTCCAAGACACAACAGACCACTTTCACCCAAAGTTGGTAAATCACCGATGTCACCACGAGGCTGTAAATCACCGAGTCCAAAACTGAGTGTACCGTCATCACCAAGGGGACGCAAGTCTCCAAGTGGAAGTACACCTCCATCGCCAGGGGGCAAACCAAGCTCCCCACGAAAAGGACAATCGGTTTTGTCAAAAGCAATGTTTGGAGATAGGGAGAGTGGTAAACCAGCAAGTGAAACTTCAGGGGATTCCAGAAGATCGTCCGAGTTTTCAGGCTCGAACTCGTCCCGTGCGAGTTCTGTGTCATCCGAGGGCAGTTCCCCTCCCGATAAGG TGGAAGCCAATTATGACATGTACATCAGTCCAGAGGAGCAGAAAGGAGTTGTTTTGGATGaggacgacgacgatgatgaagTTGTGCCTAGTAGAATCAACATGAGGGAATGGAACCCT ACCAAGCTGTTGTGTGACATATATATGGTCAAACTGGCCAAAGAG GAGGTAGAGGATGTGTCTGATAAATTCATCGGTATGGAGGGACTCATGGAAAAACTGCCAATGAACAAGAAAAAGTCGACGTTACTGAAAACATGGAAACGTAGATTCTTCAGGGCCAAGGATGGCTGGCTTCATTACTTTGAG CCCCATAACCATGACAAGCCTAGCGACAGTGTCCAGCTGATGGGTGGTCGTATAGACGACCTCGGAAACAGGATTCTGGGAATCGATGACGGA AGGGGAAGATACTTAATGGTACGATGTCCTACAGACAAGGAATACGGACAGTGGAAACTGGCTCTCGAGTCACAAACAGTGGATAATGTTAGGGCAACTTACGTACGTCCAGTACTAAAATCACCGCCCAACCCAAAACGG AAGGTGGTGCTGATAGATATAGGAAGTTGTAGTATTAGGGCAGGAATCCTGGGAGAGCAGG CCTGTTTGCCTGAGCTGTTCTTCCCTAGTACCGTAGCCAGGAGAAAGGACAGCTCCGAGATCCACATCGGTATCCAGGCATATCATCCGGACGTCAGGAAGACCTCAACCCTGATGAAGGCAGTTAGACCAACAAATAAGATGGATAAG GATCATATGAAGGCA TTCAACGTTGACACAGAGGTGATGCCTGCTGTGTTAAAGAAGATTTTCACAGACCTGAATGTGGACTCCACGGAGTACTGG